From Streptomyces cyaneogriseus subsp. noncyanogenus, the proteins below share one genomic window:
- a CDS encoding helix-turn-helix domain-containing protein, producing MGKQRELGNFLRTRRAQLRPEDVGLPDYGDRRRVPGLRREELALLAGVSSSYYTRLEQGQSMGPSPEVLDAIGRALHLDEAEQRHLHDLADRAKRRTVVHRPPAEHVDAATLDLLEAVGDVPALVSGRRSDVLAWNRTGHALFASHLDPACPADPGNRPNLARLIFLDPHTRALYADWPSKARAVVENLRMTAGRHPDDTLLTSLVDELTVRSPKFAAMWADHRVSPCDSAVYEMHHPLVGSLTVRQHSLRPPQDEERRIVLAVTEPGSPSQAALRLLSGVTAPSARPEHPAPGPAS from the coding sequence ATGGGCAAACAGCGAGAACTCGGGAACTTCCTGCGGACTCGGCGGGCTCAGCTGCGTCCGGAGGATGTCGGGCTGCCGGACTACGGAGACCGGCGCCGGGTGCCCGGCTTGCGCCGGGAGGAACTGGCACTGCTGGCCGGTGTGAGTTCGTCGTACTACACCCGTCTGGAACAGGGCCAGTCCATGGGCCCTTCACCGGAGGTCCTCGACGCCATCGGCCGGGCGCTGCACCTGGACGAGGCGGAGCAGCGCCACCTCCACGACCTGGCGGACCGCGCGAAGCGGCGTACGGTCGTCCACCGCCCGCCCGCCGAACACGTCGACGCGGCCACCCTCGACCTGCTGGAGGCTGTCGGTGACGTTCCCGCCCTCGTCAGCGGGCGGCGCAGTGACGTCCTGGCCTGGAATCGGACGGGGCACGCGCTGTTCGCCTCCCACCTCGACCCTGCCTGCCCGGCGGATCCCGGCAACCGGCCCAACCTGGCCCGGCTGATCTTCCTCGACCCCCACACCCGCGCGCTGTACGCCGACTGGCCGAGCAAGGCAAGGGCCGTCGTCGAGAACCTCCGTATGACGGCCGGCCGGCACCCCGACGACACGCTGCTCACCTCGCTCGTCGACGAGTTGACCGTGAGGAGTCCTAAGTTCGCCGCCATGTGGGCCGATCACCGGGTCAGCCCGTGTGACTCCGCGGTGTACGAGATGCACCACCCGCTGGTCGGCAGCCTCACCGTCCGGCAGCACAGCCTGCGTCCCCCGCAGGACGAGGAACGGCGCATCGTCCTCGCCGTCACCGAACCCGGCTCCCCGTCGCAGGCCGCCCTCCGCCTGCTCTCCGGGGTGACCGCGCCGTCGGCCCGTCCGGAGCACCCCGCCCCCGGTCCCGCTTCGTGA
- a CDS encoding TetR/AcrR family transcriptional regulator has product MAVTGKETPRQRYRAQLRAEIKERAWEQIAAAGAPGLSLNAIAKQMGMSGPALYRYFASRDELITELIRDAYRGLADTIRAAAASGADLAGLGRALRAWALDDPQRYFLIYGTPVPGYHAPDDITVIASEIMDALLDAAQPAADPAAATAAAQDTSLESHLAEHRQWAGDHPASPATLGLALRFWTRLHGALSLELAGHFTGMGFDPAQLYESELRHLTQ; this is encoded by the coding sequence ATGGCCGTCACAGGGAAAGAGACCCCACGCCAGCGCTACCGCGCCCAGCTGCGGGCCGAGATCAAGGAGCGCGCCTGGGAGCAGATCGCCGCGGCCGGGGCGCCGGGACTGTCCTTGAACGCCATCGCCAAGCAGATGGGCATGAGCGGCCCCGCGCTCTACCGGTACTTCGCCAGCCGGGACGAACTGATCACCGAGCTGATCCGGGACGCCTACCGCGGCCTCGCCGACACCATCCGCGCCGCCGCCGCATCAGGTGCCGATCTCGCCGGGCTCGGGCGCGCGCTGCGCGCCTGGGCCCTGGACGACCCCCAGCGCTACTTCCTCATCTACGGCACACCGGTCCCCGGCTATCACGCACCCGACGACATCACCGTGATCGCCTCGGAGATCATGGACGCCCTCCTGGACGCCGCCCAGCCGGCCGCCGACCCCGCCGCGGCCACGGCCGCGGCGCAGGACACCTCACTCGAATCCCACCTTGCCGAACACCGGCAGTGGGCAGGTGACCACCCCGCTTCCCCAGCGACCCTAGGCCTCGCCCTGCGCTTCTGGACCCGCCTGCACGGCGCCCTCTCCCTGGAGCTGGCAGGCCACTTCACCGGCATGGGATTCGACCCGGCGCAGCTGTACGAGAGCGAACTGCGGCACCTGACACAGTGA
- a CDS encoding glycosyl hydrolase, with product MSRPRGDFDRFRCAARGVRLPRPGANGSARLYQITRDYLSGKGLDNLIWVWNVQDNPAGGWSNYYPGNQYVDIVSLDVWYKSHPSSADYQQMRSIAGTKPMAIAEIGKMPTAALLDSQTQWAWFMMWSEHLRGNNTNAEIQAAYFHPRVLNQGEIALP from the coding sequence GTGTCGCGCCCCAGGGGCGATTTCGACCGGTTCCGCTGTGCTGCACGAGGCGTTCGCCTGCCCCGGCCCGGCGCGAACGGCAGTGCGCGTCTTTACCAGATCACCCGTGACTACCTTTCCGGCAAGGGCCTGGACAACTTGATCTGGGTGTGGAACGTGCAGGACAATCCGGCGGGCGGCTGGAGCAATTACTACCCGGGAAACCAGTACGTGGACATCGTCTCTCTCGATGTCTGGTACAAGAGCCACCCGAGTTCCGCCGACTACCAGCAGATGCGGAGCATCGCGGGCACGAAGCCCATGGCCATCGCGGAGATCGGCAAAATGCCGACCGCCGCACTGCTGGACAGCCAGACTCAGTGGGCGTGGTTCATGATGTGGTCCGAGCATCTGCGAGGGAACAACACCAACGCCGAGATCCAGGCGGCGTACTTCCACCCCCGCGTGCTGAATCAGGGCGAGATCGCACTGCCCTGA
- a CDS encoding LysR family transcriptional regulator: MSDLDLLATFLEIYRRGSLTAAAAALGVSQPAVSGQLARLEGQLDTVLFERSRRGAAPTPRAHELARRIASPLDQLRGALVQDADRQAHQGTVRLGAAAELTASRLVPALAPLVSGGLHLDFTLGLAEDLLSALSEGELDLVVSSVRPSADRRGLAAMPFVDEEFVLVATPTTARSIDREWLAEDPLAALAHLPIVAYGRELPIVRRYWRSEFGRRPPNPVSMIVPDLRAVLAAVVAGAGISVLPRYLADPALVAGSLEVLHHTQIQPLNTLYLVVPSGPTPASVALVQRQLHRQAETWGPL; encoded by the coding sequence GTGAGCGACCTTGATCTGCTGGCGACCTTTCTCGAGATCTACCGCCGCGGTTCCTTGACCGCCGCTGCCGCCGCCCTGGGGGTGTCCCAGCCCGCCGTCAGCGGTCAGCTGGCGCGTCTTGAGGGCCAGTTGGACACCGTGCTCTTCGAGCGTTCCCGGCGAGGAGCCGCACCGACGCCGCGTGCGCACGAGCTCGCCCGGCGCATCGCCTCCCCTCTGGACCAGTTGCGGGGCGCCCTGGTCCAGGACGCCGATCGCCAGGCCCATCAGGGCACGGTCCGGCTGGGCGCGGCAGCGGAGCTGACCGCTTCCCGGCTGGTCCCCGCACTGGCGCCCCTCGTCAGCGGCGGCCTGCACCTGGACTTCACGCTCGGGCTGGCCGAGGATCTGCTCTCCGCCCTGTCCGAAGGGGAGCTGGACCTGGTGGTCTCCTCCGTCCGGCCCTCGGCCGACAGGCGCGGACTGGCCGCCATGCCCTTCGTCGACGAGGAGTTCGTCCTGGTGGCGACTCCCACGACGGCCCGCTCCATCGACCGGGAGTGGCTCGCGGAGGACCCCCTGGCGGCCCTGGCGCATCTGCCGATCGTGGCCTACGGGCGTGAACTGCCCATCGTCCGCCGCTATTGGCGAAGCGAGTTCGGCCGGCGGCCGCCCAACCCGGTGTCGATGATCGTGCCCGATCTGCGGGCCGTGCTGGCTGCCGTCGTCGCCGGCGCCGGGATCTCCGTCCTGCCCCGCTATCTCGCGGACCCCGCTCTGGTGGCCGGCTCCCTGGAGGTGTTGCACCACACGCAGATCCAACCGCTCAACACCCTCTACCTCGTCGTCCCCTCGGGGCCCACCCCGGCGTCCGTGGCGCTGGTGCAGCGTCAGCTGCACCGGCAGGCCGAGACCTGGGGGCCCCTGTGA
- a CDS encoding medium chain dehydrogenase/reductase family protein has protein sequence MNAAAMVEVVLPGKVEPEGLQVRRGAVPSAGPGQVVVRMEATGVSFAEQQMRRGRYYDQPPFPFVPGYDLVGTVSAAGEGVDAGLVGTRVAALLKVGGWASHVVVDAADLVPVPDGIGAAEAETVVINGITAWQMLHRKARVRAGQTVLVHGANGGVGSVLVQLARAAGANVIGTASARHHAALREQGVTPIDYRTENIPARVRELAPGGVDAVFDHVGGRSVVDSWRLLASGGTLVSYGSASTRDDEGSKQWPVLKLLGRVWLWNTLPNRRRAYFFNVWAGRALNRGRFQDRLRADLTEVFEALRRGEITARIAAELPLTQAAEAMRLAESGTVAGKVVLHAA, from the coding sequence ATGAACGCCGCAGCGATGGTCGAGGTCGTGCTGCCGGGCAAGGTCGAGCCGGAGGGGCTTCAGGTGCGGCGGGGGGCCGTCCCGAGCGCCGGTCCGGGGCAGGTCGTCGTCCGCATGGAAGCCACCGGTGTCTCCTTCGCCGAGCAGCAGATGCGCCGGGGCCGCTACTACGACCAGCCGCCCTTCCCCTTCGTCCCCGGCTACGACCTGGTCGGTACCGTTTCGGCGGCCGGCGAGGGCGTCGACGCGGGTCTGGTCGGTACCCGGGTGGCCGCGCTGCTGAAGGTCGGCGGCTGGGCCAGCCATGTGGTCGTCGACGCCGCCGACCTGGTGCCCGTCCCGGACGGGATCGGCGCGGCGGAGGCGGAGACCGTGGTGATCAACGGCATCACGGCCTGGCAGATGCTGCACCGCAAGGCCCGCGTCCGCGCGGGGCAGACCGTCCTGGTGCACGGCGCCAACGGGGGAGTCGGCTCGGTCCTGGTCCAGCTCGCCCGAGCCGCCGGGGCGAACGTGATCGGCACCGCGTCCGCACGCCATCACGCCGCCCTGCGGGAACAGGGAGTGACCCCGATCGACTACCGCACCGAGAACATCCCCGCCCGCGTCCGCGAACTCGCCCCGGGCGGCGTGGACGCCGTCTTCGACCACGTCGGCGGCCGCAGCGTCGTCGACTCCTGGCGCCTCCTCGCATCCGGCGGCACTCTCGTCTCCTACGGCAGCGCCTCCACCCGCGACGACGAGGGGTCCAAGCAGTGGCCCGTCCTCAAGCTCCTCGGCCGGGTATGGCTGTGGAACACGCTGCCCAACCGCCGCCGCGCCTACTTCTTCAACGTCTGGGCCGGCCGCGCCCTGAACCGCGGTCGCTTCCAGGACCGGCTGCGCGCCGACCTCACCGAGGTCTTCGAAGCTCTGCGGCGCGGTGAGATCACCGCCCGGATCGCCGCCGAACTGCCCCTGACCCAGGCGGCCGAGGCGATGCGGCTGGCCGAGTCCGGCACCGTCGCCGGAAAGGTCGTCCTGCACGCCGCCTGA